The following are from one region of the Georgenia sp. M64 genome:
- the rnpA gene encoding ribonuclease P protein component: MLPPRHRMRRAEDFSDAVRRGVRGGTSLLVLHLSEGGTDNGPTGDRTTGAALVGFVVPKAVGGAVVRNRVKRRLRALLRDRTTELQPGSRVVVRALAPSASATSEELARDLDLAFGSARRKQRRRGGGAP, translated from the coding sequence GGCACCGGATGCGTCGAGCGGAGGACTTCTCCGACGCGGTGCGCAGAGGTGTGCGCGGCGGTACCAGCCTCCTCGTCCTGCACCTGAGCGAGGGCGGCACCGACAACGGGCCGACGGGCGACCGCACCACGGGTGCGGCGCTCGTCGGCTTTGTCGTGCCCAAAGCGGTCGGGGGTGCGGTCGTGCGCAACCGTGTGAAGCGGCGCCTGCGCGCGCTGCTGCGGGACCGGACGACAGAGCTTCAGCCGGGCAGCCGAGTGGTCGTCCGGGCGCTGGCCCCCTCGGCGTCGGCCACGAGCGAGGAGCTCGCCCGGGACCTCGACCTCGCCTTCGGTTCCGCGCGGCGCAAGCAGCGACGTCGGGGCGGAGGGGCCCCGTGA